One part of the Cupriavidus taiwanensis genome encodes these proteins:
- a CDS encoding SHOCT domain-containing protein: protein MQICALRIALLAINDVVLQWEKTCPPKENCSITRLTGPPRRPPAFVFGIIWLAVKQLWVHFIVCLVLLFVTAGFAAIPIWIFYGGMGNSFHKTDLLSKGYLTRAQYEQRQGNSTSSSAAGTESRNTAASRLSVADELAKLVQLRDSGALTEFEFSEQKQKLLNS, encoded by the coding sequence ATGCAGATCTGTGCGCTGCGTATCGCTCTCCTAGCGATCAACGACGTCGTACTACAATGGGAGAAGACATGTCCACCAAAGGAGAATTGCTCTATCACCCGATTAACGGGACCACCAAGGAGACCTCCAGCATTCGTCTTCGGAATTATCTGGTTGGCTGTTAAGCAGCTCTGGGTTCACTTCATTGTGTGCCTCGTCCTACTTTTTGTGACGGCTGGGTTCGCTGCAATTCCGATTTGGATATTCTATGGAGGGATGGGAAACTCCTTCCATAAGACGGACTTATTGAGCAAGGGTTACCTAACCCGAGCCCAGTACGAGCAGAGGCAAGGGAACTCCACGAGCAGCAGTGCTGCTGGCACTGAGTCGCGGAACACCGCAGCCAGCCGCTTGAGCGTTGCTGACGAACTGGCAAAGCTAGTACAGCTTCGTGACTCGGGGGCATTGACTGAGTTTGAGTTCTCTGAGCAAAAGCAAAAGCTCCTGAATTCCTGA